The following proteins are co-located in the Terriglobales bacterium genome:
- a CDS encoding response regulator: SGYEVVHAAQQQPYQPATAVLTAFPDLGGSWQRAGAHTMLVKPVNARDLLRQIEVLLIRHEDEKRRPHKAPDDDARPGASRRVS, encoded by the coding sequence TCCGGCTACGAGGTGGTGCACGCCGCCCAGCAGCAGCCCTACCAGCCGGCCACCGCGGTGCTCACCGCCTTCCCCGACCTGGGCGGCTCCTGGCAGCGCGCCGGCGCCCACACCATGCTGGTCAAGCCGGTGAACGCGCGCGACCTGCTGCGCCAGATCGAGGTGCTGCTCATCCGCCACGAGGACGAAAAGCGGCGCCCCCACAAGGCTCCCGACGACGACGCACGCCCCGGGGCCTCCCGCCGCGTCAGCTAG